The Cyclopterus lumpus isolate fCycLum1 chromosome 1, fCycLum1.pri, whole genome shotgun sequence sequence GGATGATGATGAGGCTGGCCGCTAGGAGAAGAGCTGCGAGTGGAAGGCAGGGCAGTGAACAGTCTCAGAGAGCAGGAAATGGTGAATTTCAGGAGGGGAACTGTATCGACAGGGGGTGAAGATTCGGAGTGTCCGTGATGGTGGCCGCTCCAGAGAAACCTCGGCAGAGTTCTTCCGAAGAAATCCTGCCTGCCTGCATAGACTGATCCCCTGGCTAAAAAGAGAACTGATTGTGCTTTACGGAGCCCACGGCTCTTTGGTCAACATAGTTCAACACATCATCATGTCGCGCATTACACGTTATGATATGGAGGATGGAGCTATTCAAGAAGAGCTTAGGCCGTTCCTCCAGGGGCGCACAGAGCACTTTCTGCATGAGTTCATCAGCTTTGCAAAGTCTCCCTTCAATATGGAAGCCTATGACCAGCATGCTGCCTATGACTGCCCAcccacttttttaaatgaagacagCAGCTCCAGTTCCTCTGTAATAGCTATCTCAGAGGACGAGGAACACTCAGTGGATTTGAACCCCCCAGGAGACTCCACGTCTTCGCTAAGCCACTCTATGTGGGACGATGAGACGCCTGGGCCATCGTATTCTACAACGGCAGAGCAGGGCAGGGCAGAGTGTCTGTCGGTCCCGACTCAGACTCAGACAGCAGTTTAGAGGAGGAGACATGTTTGGGGTCTGGGCCTCTCCACAGCAAATGAGTCCTCATAACCAAACAGACGAGACTCAGGCTGAAGTTAACAATGAAGAGTGTCTGTCCTATGACAGCGATGACTGTGTCATTATACATTTTTTCAAGCCAACATTAGAGAGGACTCCGGAGCTGGTTCAGCTGTCCTCTGACTCTGACGAGTATGCCAGTGAAGATATTAAAGCAGTAGTGCCTCTTCTACCTCAACACATCCGCTTCTCTAGCCTCAGTCCTATGGCTTCACAGAGTAGTGATCCAAGTGGTGCTGGACAGTCAGAAAATGTAGAAACTGACCACTATCATCAGTTGGAGTCAAAAGAAAGATGTAGCTCTTCAACATCTAGCAGACACAAGACATCCAGTAAGTTGGACAAAAAAGACAGATCAAGGGAGAGGCACTTGTCAAAGGACAGGGACCATCGGCGAAAGAGGAGGTCAAGAAGTGCAGAGCTCAGGCAATCCAGCAGGAGCCCGGAGATTTCCCACATCAGTGTCGGCACTCTATCCAGAGAAGGAGGTTATTCATACTCAAGTGGAAGAGACTACTCAAAATGTGACGGCAATTACAGGAGGAGGGGCCATGATCACAGCTATCAGTCATATCGGCATTACAGCCAAGAGAGAAATGATAGTGGGATGCATTATACAGAGAGGCGGTCCTACTATTACAGCGGCCGCAAGTACCCAGATCGTCACTCTAGCTCCAGGAGCCGCAAGCAGGGACAGGCGTAGACTGGGACAGGCATTCTCGTTCTAGGACTTATTCCAGCAGTCGCTCCCCTTCGATGAAAAAGAGAtctcacaacaacaagcctGGTGGAAAGAGGAAGTACAAAACCAGACATTTGGAGGAAACCTCCAAAAACCCACTTTCAAACTCAAACGCTGAAGGTGACGCCCCCATTTtatcaacaaaaacacaagaaaaagagcaaagagaagcaTCGTAAAAATCCAAAGACAGGTCGAGGAAGACGAGCAGGAGCCTTAGTGTGGAGCTCGTCAATGAGGAAAACTCTCACGAGCGAAGCAAGCGTCAccataagaagaagaagaaacacaagaagAAAAGCAAACGCACAAGAGTAACGAACACACGGGGAAGCACTCGCCCACTGTCATTACCATTGACAGTGACAGCGATTCTTTTGCAAGCGACACAGTGAACCAGGCCAGCAGCATTAACAAGGACCACCCCATCAACAGTACCACAGATGGCCCACTTGACACCGCCCCGCTGGACTCTCTGGAGTAGTTTTATGGAAGTTCAGATTCCTGATAGTGAGATGGGAACTGATGGATTCAGGATTCAGCCATTAGCGGCTAATGGCTTCATTATGTTGAAGACCACCAGACCTTGAACGATCTGTTGAATAAACATATCTTTAAATACCATGTCAAGTGATTTCTATGGGCACAGTTGGTACGCATGGTGGCAAATATGACTGCGCCAACACctaaaacaattatattttatgTGCAAAGTGCCACTATGAACAAGGCATACATATTTTTAGGTGTCAATTCTTATTCAGGAAAATAATTTTCTTTAAtggattttgtattttgtacagTACTCTCAGGGATGGTATTGATTAcagtaattctttttttttgtcataagTCAGCtatctttttgagacaaaaCTATTTATACCTGctacacacacagtagtacttATCCACAGATGGTGTTTGGATTTCTGAATGGACTCTTTTGTAGtgaatttttatttaaaataaattgtcaTGAGCAACTGTGTGCTGTTGGTTTTctgaaaataaagtaaattacTGTACATTTCTTTGCATAGATCACAAATATGAGGAGTGATCATAATTCTGCATTAACATTCTGCAATCTCAAACCTCTTATGTGGTTCCTGTCCCTCTCAAAATAAAGCTGTTGCTATATATTTCACTTCTAATTTTATGAGACACCTTTTGCGCTCCATCTTTCATATACCTCccacaaaacataaatacaaagtGCTGTGCTGATTGCGCTCTTCAGTCTAGAAGGTTTCAGATACAAAACGTTTAATATCTTCATTAAAAAGCAGGGGAAAGCATTTGATTAATtatcaagtgtgtgtgaggttggCTTTTTGGGCTCCCAGCAGTTTGCATTATATAACTAAACTAAGCACCGGAAGTTTCCTAAAAACATATACTCTGCTTTtctaaattgtcaatttgtGAAATGTCAAGGCCAATTTAGTAAGTTTAATATGTTACTTAAAAAGACTATAATACAGTTTTTGCATATTTTAGAGACATACCAGTTATGAAAGCCATAGCGTTATGGTAAACAATGCTGGAAGTGCATATTAAGTTGAAAGGCTATTCACTTCAGCTGGctgcagaaatacaaacaactGAAGTAGACAAGTCCACTGATGGATTACGTCACAGGCATCAAGTGAAACAAATTGCTTGCTGCAAGGTAGACGGATAATAATTTGCTTTGAGAAATAGGTCCGAAAGACTAAATGAGTAGCCGAAAACACTACGCTATTTATGATCTTATCTAACATGTTGGTTCAGCGCCGTGCCATATTTTGAAGGCTAACAAACCAAACCGGAAAAGACGTGTCGGATATCCGTTGTGCTGAGGATGTTAACGGTTGTGGCGACAAGGGTCTTTCCTCTCAACTTCTTTAATTTGTAAAACATTAACATTCTCGTCATGGCTTCCGTGGTGCCCATTAAGGTAATAACCGAAATGTATTTGTCACACAGAAAGTCCTCCAAGTTAACATGTTGCGTTTAAACGCAGTGACATGGGGACATCCATGGACACACGGTAGCTAGGTAACGTTAGTTCTGACAGGTGGGCTGCTCTGACAAACATGGAGGGACGGGAAACGCACCTGAAACGCTCGCTGTTCGTGGTGTACTGTTTTAGGAAAGCCGTGCTTGTAATCTTAGTAAACCAGCAAACGACCATagctaaaaaaaatacaagctAACGTTTGCATGCTAGCGCTATGAGGTACAGTTGaaacagctaacgttagttagggtcaaaggtcatctcAGTTTGAGTGATTTGGACATCGGCTGTCGGCAGGTGCGCTAGGTAACAGTGTACGATATGACTAAGTACAATTATGAGTAGTAGTACTCGAGTATTTGCTTTCCATTCTACTttgtactcccccccccccccccccccccccccccccccccccccccccccccccccacccccccccccccccccccccccccccccccccccccccccccccccccccccccccccccccccccccccccccccccccccccccccccccccccccccccccccccccccccccccccccccccccccccccccccccccccccccccccccccccccccccccccccccccccccccccccccccccccccacacttcaGGAGGAAACATTGTCTGTTATAGTTCACTGTAATGTTTTGGCGTCTCTATTTAACAGTTATTTCACAGATTCTAAGTAATGCACACCTAAAATACCACACGTTTAGAACATGTGTTGTCTTGTTAAACAGATTATACATGTCTATGTGGAacagtgaaatgaaaataatcattggtTGCAGTCATAGAATATATCAGGTGGAACCAATCTGAACAATTTAACATATTGGTAGTAGGTTAATCTATGAcgttgtatcatattgtatgtAATATATCCATATTGAAAGTActagaaataaatacatctttcaAATGTTGTGGTGTGAAGTAAATAGTTGCCTCTATTATTACCGTACTTGAGTGTACATTCTTACCCTGGAGCAATGCTGTTAACTGACTTCTTCAAACAGTAACATATGTGCAAACAGATGGCATTCTTCCTTATGGGGAAATGACAGTTGAATGTGTGCTCATTGAGTTTTAAACACaccatttattttatatcttgtttttttttgctcatgCTCTAATTCATTATACTggacataaaacacattatgaaaggtaaaataaaaacattaatgtttctaaaaatgaaatgttttggcCAGATATGAATTCTGATGTAATTGTGTGTCGATGactttcattttttgtttagaTTGGAATAATTGGTGGTTCAGGCCTTAATGATCCCGATATCTTGGAGGGGAGAACTGAGCGTTATGTTGACACACCGTATGGAAaggtttgttgtgttttgttgtccaAAGATGTTTCTTGTTCAA is a genomic window containing:
- the toporsa gene encoding LOW QUALITY PROTEIN: topoisomerase I binding, arginine/serine-rich a (The sequence of the model RefSeq protein was modified relative to this genomic sequence to represent the inferred CDS: inserted 4 bases in 4 codons; deleted 2 bases in 2 codons; substituted 2 bases at 2 genomic stop codons), whose protein sequence is MLTLENQVRYFVRRSLKRRPVVPNIVALLCQAIKIALQQSQKKSRRKTSEAMFADVSPDSKCPICLDTFHNISYLDVCLHKFCFRCIHEWSKNKAECPLCKQSFNSIYHTIKSEQDFKKYDLQPVDNASFGTFGGVRFRYRTTLTGVHRQMRGRTSPPLDNGVMFEASANAPQQSQDRYIRRMMMRLAARRRAASEGRAVNSLREQEMVNFRRELYRQGVKIRSVRDGGRSRETSAEFFRRNPACLHRLIPWLKRELIVLYGAHGSLVNIVQHIIMSRITRYDMEDGAIQEELRPFLQGRTEHFLHEFISFAKSPFNMEAYDQHAAYDCPPTFLNEDSSSSSSVIAISEDEEHSVDLNPPGDSTSSLSHSMWDDETPGPSYSTTAEQGRAECLSVXDSDSDSSLEEETXFGVWASPQQMSPHNQTDETQAEVNNEECLSYDSDDCVIIHFFKPTLERTPELVQLSSDSDEYASEDIKAVVPLLPQHIRFSSLSPMASQSSDPSGAGQSENVETDHYHQLESKERCSSSTSSRHKTSSKLDKKDRSRERHLSKDRDHRRKRRSRSAELRQSSRSPEISHISVGTLSREGGYSYSSGRDYSKCDGNYRRRGHDHSYQSYRHYSQERNDSGMHYTERRSYYYSGRKYPDRHSSSRSRKQGQAXTXDRHSRSRTYSSSRSPSMKKRSHNNKPGGKRKYKTRHLEETSKNPLSNSNAEGDAPILSTKTQEKEQREASXKSKDRSRKTSRSLSVELVNEENSHERSKRHHKKKKKHKKKSKXHKSNEHTGKHSPTVITIDSDSDSFASDTVNQASSINKDHPINSTTDGPLDTAPLDSLE